A genomic window from Aquabacterium sp. OR-4 includes:
- a CDS encoding ComEA family DNA-binding protein, with translation MPEREPTRSRASGASIDLATPTRARRPRRAAAPPETAEPSDLPVAANARTVWRGDMAVWLDALCASVKPLEINNATLEALLACEGLAGGLAERVVSARSTTPFTDWSDLMRRVRGIGARLARRLSESGATVNGVHYAGAPTRPSVS, from the coding sequence ATGCCTGAACGCGAACCCACCCGAAGCCGCGCCAGCGGTGCCTCCATCGACCTGGCCACCCCCACCCGAGCACGCCGTCCGCGCCGTGCCGCAGCGCCGCCCGAAACCGCCGAACCGTCCGATCTGCCCGTGGCCGCCAATGCGCGCACCGTGTGGCGCGGCGACATGGCGGTCTGGCTGGATGCGCTGTGCGCGTCGGTCAAGCCGCTCGAAATCAACAACGCAACGCTCGAGGCCTTGCTGGCCTGCGAGGGCCTGGCCGGCGGCCTGGCCGAGCGCGTGGTGTCTGCGCGCAGCACCACGCCCTTCACCGACTGGTCTGACCTGATGCGGCGCGTGCGCGGCATCGGTGCACGCCTGGCGCGCCGCCTGTCCGAATCGGGCGCCACGGTCAACGGCGTGCACTACGCCGGCGCCCCCACGCGACCGTCGGTGTCCTGA
- the dnaE gene encoding DNA polymerase III subunit alpha — protein sequence MPFVHLRTHSEYSVVDGTLRVDDAAALAKADGQPALAITDLSNLFGAIKFYKACRGKGVQPIIGADVFLEPEGTDKLPSRLLLLVQSRQGYLNLSELLGRSWVLNAQRAQAWVKWEWLAELGGGMIALSGADLGAVGMALLAGDVERARNQARRLAGLFPGRFYLELQRGGLPNHEAHVRAAVPLAAELGLPVVATHPVQFAAPEDFEAHEARVCVADGETLANPKRIKRFTREQYFKTQAEMAALWADLPVALANTLQIAQRCSLTLQMGKFYLPDFPTPLMADGTPMPMGDYFRQASFEGLEDRLRQLFPDAAKRDAERPRYVERLEFEIGTILKMGFPGYFLIVSDFILWAKANGCPVGPGRGSGAGSLVAYAMKITDLDPLHYNLLFERFLNPERVSMPDFDIDFCQGNRDRVIDYVKDKYGRQAVSQIATFGTMAAKAALRDIGRVLGMGFGHVDSIAKLIPAPPGKSVTLAPVPEGYNPDKDPTIYARHEAPELGEREKTDEEVAELLKLAMRVEGMVRNIGMHAGGVLIAPGKITDFCPLYQQPGSDSAVSQYDKDDVEAIGLVKFDFLGLATLTILELAKDFIVRRHPAQKDFSFETLPLDDPRVYKLFSEGLTESVFQFESTGMQKMLREARPSRLEDLIALNALYRPGPMDLIPSFVARKHGKEVVEYPHPLLGQVLGETYGIMVYQEQVMQSAQILGGYSLGGADLLRRAMGKKKAEEMAQHRQIFREGAAKKDIPAEKADEVFDLMEKFAGYGFNKSHAAAYSLLAYHTAWLKVHFTAEFYAANMTIEMDDTDKLKVLLNDAKLFNIAFDAPDVNTGTWRFEPVDNKRVRYALGGIKGTGQGAIEALVEARSEGGPFLSFFDFCARVDRKRVNKRVVEALIKAGAFDLISIERDPACADTDRGRSRLLASVGLGFEFAEAQVANASQGGLFDDDSHGSHAQEPPLVAAAPWGVRERLSHEKTAIGFYLSGHLFDECEPEVRRFCKRQVADLVDSRDPQLVAGIVSDLRFINGQRGRVAIFKLDDKTESIECVANEALIESAKDLLKDDELLLIQGRVQTDRFNGGGLRCNVQAVWGLAAARARFGRWLSLTLDGSAAERDPRLLDELVTTWPARRESTEQGEITQGLMLRLKLRRPGAEAELELGDAARIWPCDEALARVRALAGEGRAAIVYEA from the coding sequence GCCTGGGTCAAGTGGGAGTGGCTGGCCGAGCTGGGCGGCGGGATGATCGCGCTGTCGGGTGCCGACCTGGGCGCCGTGGGCATGGCCCTGCTGGCCGGCGATGTGGAGCGCGCGCGAAACCAGGCGCGGCGCCTGGCCGGGCTGTTTCCGGGCCGCTTCTACCTCGAGCTGCAGCGCGGCGGCCTGCCCAACCACGAGGCCCATGTGCGCGCCGCCGTGCCGCTGGCGGCCGAGCTGGGGCTGCCGGTGGTGGCCACCCACCCGGTGCAGTTTGCGGCGCCGGAAGACTTCGAGGCCCACGAGGCGCGGGTGTGCGTGGCCGACGGCGAGACGCTGGCCAACCCCAAGCGCATCAAGCGCTTCACCCGCGAGCAGTACTTCAAGACCCAGGCCGAGATGGCCGCGCTGTGGGCCGACCTGCCGGTGGCGCTGGCCAATACGCTGCAGATCGCGCAGCGCTGCAGCCTGACGCTGCAGATGGGCAAGTTCTACCTGCCCGACTTTCCGACGCCGCTCATGGCCGACGGCACGCCGATGCCGATGGGCGACTACTTCCGCCAGGCCAGCTTCGAGGGTCTCGAAGACCGGCTGCGGCAGCTGTTTCCCGATGCCGCCAAGCGCGATGCCGAGCGCCCGCGCTACGTCGAGCGGCTGGAGTTCGAGATCGGCACCATCCTGAAGATGGGCTTCCCGGGCTACTTCCTCATCGTGTCGGACTTCATCCTGTGGGCCAAGGCCAACGGCTGCCCGGTGGGCCCCGGCCGGGGCTCGGGCGCGGGCTCGCTGGTGGCCTATGCGATGAAGATCACCGACCTGGACCCGCTGCACTACAACCTGCTGTTCGAGCGCTTCCTGAACCCCGAGCGCGTGTCGATGCCCGACTTCGACATCGACTTCTGCCAGGGCAACCGCGACCGGGTGATCGACTATGTGAAGGACAAGTACGGCCGCCAGGCCGTCAGCCAGATCGCCACCTTCGGCACCATGGCCGCCAAGGCCGCGCTGCGCGACATCGGCCGTGTGCTGGGCATGGGCTTCGGCCATGTGGACAGCATCGCCAAGCTGATCCCGGCGCCGCCGGGCAAGAGCGTGACGCTGGCCCCGGTGCCCGAGGGCTACAACCCCGACAAGGACCCCACCATCTACGCGCGCCACGAGGCGCCCGAGCTGGGCGAGCGCGAGAAGACCGACGAAGAGGTGGCCGAGCTGCTGAAGCTGGCCATGCGCGTGGAAGGCATGGTGCGCAACATCGGCATGCATGCCGGTGGCGTGCTGATCGCGCCGGGCAAGATCACCGACTTCTGCCCGCTGTACCAGCAGCCCGGCAGCGACTCGGCGGTGAGCCAGTACGACAAGGACGACGTCGAAGCCATCGGCCTGGTCAAGTTCGACTTTCTGGGCCTGGCCACGCTCACGATCCTGGAGCTGGCCAAGGACTTCATCGTGCGCCGCCATCCGGCGCAAAAGGACTTCAGCTTCGAGACCCTGCCGCTCGATGACCCGCGTGTCTACAAGCTGTTCTCCGAAGGCCTCACCGAGTCGGTGTTCCAGTTCGAATCGACCGGCATGCAGAAGATGCTGCGCGAGGCGCGGCCCAGCCGGCTGGAAGACCTGATCGCGCTGAACGCGCTGTACCGCCCGGGCCCGATGGACCTGATCCCCAGCTTCGTGGCGCGCAAGCACGGCAAGGAGGTGGTGGAGTACCCGCACCCGCTGCTGGGCCAGGTGCTGGGTGAGACCTACGGCATCATGGTCTACCAGGAGCAGGTGATGCAGAGCGCCCAGATCCTGGGCGGCTACAGCCTCGGCGGCGCCGACCTCTTGCGCCGCGCGATGGGCAAGAAGAAGGCCGAGGAGATGGCGCAGCATCGCCAGATCTTCCGCGAGGGCGCGGCCAAGAAGGACATCCCGGCCGAGAAGGCCGACGAGGTGTTCGACCTGATGGAGAAGTTTGCCGGCTATGGCTTCAACAAGAGCCACGCCGCCGCCTACTCGCTGCTGGCGTACCACACGGCCTGGCTGAAGGTGCATTTCACGGCCGAGTTCTACGCCGCGAACATGACCATCGAGATGGACGACACCGACAAGCTCAAGGTGTTGCTCAACGATGCCAAGCTCTTCAACATCGCCTTCGATGCGCCCGATGTCAACACCGGCACCTGGCGCTTCGAGCCGGTGGACAACAAGCGGGTTCGTTATGCGCTGGGCGGCATCAAGGGCACCGGCCAGGGCGCGATCGAGGCGCTGGTCGAGGCACGCAGCGAGGGCGGCCCCTTCCTCAGCTTCTTCGACTTCTGCGCCCGCGTCGACCGCAAGCGCGTCAACAAGCGGGTGGTCGAGGCGCTGATCAAGGCCGGCGCCTTCGATCTCATCAGCATCGAGCGCGACCCCGCCTGCGCCGACACCGACCGCGGCCGCTCGCGCCTGCTGGCCAGCGTGGGCCTGGGTTTTGAATTTGCCGAGGCCCAGGTGGCCAATGCCTCGCAGGGCGGCCTGTTCGACGACGACAGCCACGGCTCGCATGCGCAGGAGCCGCCGCTGGTGGCCGCCGCGCCCTGGGGCGTGCGCGAGCGCCTGTCGCACGAGAAGACGGCCATCGGCTTCTACCTCTCGGGCCACCTGTTCGACGAGTGCGAGCCCGAGGTGCGGCGCTTCTGCAAGCGCCAGGTGGCCGACCTGGTGGACAGCCGCGATCCGCAGCTGGTGGCCGGCATCGTCAGCGACCTGCGCTTCATCAACGGCCAGCGCGGCCGCGTGGCCATCTTCAAGCTCGACGACAAGACCGAGAGCATCGAGTGCGTGGCCAACGAGGCCCTGATCGAGAGCGCGAAAGACCTGCTGAAGGACGACGAACTGCTGCTGATCCAGGGCCGGGTGCAGACCGACCGCTTCAATGGCGGCGGCCTGCGCTGCAATGTGCAGGCGGTGTGGGGCCTGGCCGCGGCGCGCGCGCGTTTTGGCCGCTGGCTGAGCCTCACGCTCGACGGCAGCGCCGCCGAGCGCGACCCGCGCCTGCTGGACGAACTGGTGACCACCTGGCCGGCGCGGCGCGAAAGCACCGAGCAGGGCGAGATCACCCAGGGCCTGATGCTGCGTCTGAAGCTCCGGCGGCCCGGCGCCGAGGCCGAGCTGGAGCTGGGCGACGCGGCCCGCATCTGGCCCTGCGACGAGGCGCTGGCGCGGGTGCGTGCGCTGGCCGGTGAAGGCCGCGCGGCCATCGTCTACGAGGCCTGA